The Gossypium hirsutum isolate 1008001.06 chromosome A13, Gossypium_hirsutum_v2.1, whole genome shotgun sequence nucleotide sequence gtatatatatatttgtgaagcATTATCAAtagttctttttatatatatttattattatattagatatgtatatattatatatattatatattttttatatacattatacGTATAGATGTTTAAtgttattagttatatatttctttactATTCCATGTATATATTGCgtttatattttaatactacgttctatatatatttttatattatgtatatattttaaattattatatattaagtatttctaatatccttattatttataCCTATATACGTACATCTCTATGTAGTGTATTAATAAATTCATTCTATATTGCTATCATTtttaatgtatatgtatatatcatataggtattatatgtattatgtatatatatattttttaatcccatatcatgcatatatttctaatactatattatgttttcatacatatcatgtataTACTTTAGTAtcatcattatatatttttatacgatCTTATGTATACATACTTCCACGCATGTATTcccttttatatattatgtacatacattttatattatatatgtatatgtctaTACTCTATTAGTTAGTTTTATATACTAATTTATGCGTATATTTCTCATGCTATctcatgtatgtattttgatataatccttattattgttattaatactattatatatttcattatatacgtgtatatgtatatatagtagttttcattatttcatttcaatattttgtattacttgtttctttcttttgcattataatattattatcatatatattggtgtatatatttcttatgtgcatacatttttcaatatgtattttatacatatatatgtaaatattatgtatatattttaacatttcaagttatatttttactatcttaaGTATATTCTTCAAACACTATATGTAGTATACTTCTAACAtcattactatttatatatatatacatgtttttacatatatgttcttaatatcattattatgtatatacattcattgtttccatttcatatttaattctagtattacatatatatttattatttgtaatattattgtCACACTTATATTTGCTTCGATATATTTCTAGCTCTtccatttatttatgtttattccaCATCAATTTTGCTTTGCATTAGGTCGAAAATCATATTCTtgctttttaattaatttcaataaccaaggcaacgtaccgatttaacattaagtcatcgaatttcatcgctatgttgggtgaacattaattgactcgtgttaaaacggtatatcattctaaaaaaaatatataaaaattaaaagttctcGTGTTCTGGTCGGATCACAATTAAAtcttacattgaactcgtatttttaaaaatcaagacaacacgtgttttacatgataccaattttgggcgtcgcgagggtgctaatacctttctcgcgtgtaaccgactcccgaaccctaatttttctctagattttgacgtagacctaaactggGCCTCcttcttattttaaaaataaatttattaggtgtccgatcacacctataaaaaggatcggtggcgactcccttttttatttcaaaataatgtttttgttttcaagttttcaataaattgccacaattagcgaccaagccaAGCTAAAAATTTGTGCGTCGCTacaattattaaaagattataaatCACTAAGTTGCATATCATTAATCTATCGCCAACAACCCAAAGAATTAAATGATGAAAGTTTTATGTTGGCAGGCAAAGTTTCTTTTAATTTGTATTACTtgtacttaaaatataaaaaaatattttttaaaaaaaaaacactttaaatgggtaaaatttatggtaatatttgaaatttgtggaattagatctattaattagataaaataaaaattttaataaatcttaataaaatctaaaataattatgttttgtttttcttttcatctaATAACAATTAGTTAATGACAATTTGAGTATTTGTCTcgatattttaagaaatttatggATGTTGCAACTATACAAGTCTAACGAAATCTATCATAATCGCTATTAAACAACATGTTAACtagctaaatataatataatactaaGAAATAAGATGAACAAAGATTTTTGACAGTTAAGACTTAAatgattcaattcaatccaacctCTTTATCCAATAATTTGATATGGTGATCCGATTCGAACCTTCAAATATATTTCCTTAAGTGATATGATCTATATTCATGGCCAAAATATCATCCGCATAATCGGCATAGCCAATAACCCATAAATCATATGGAAACTATCTAATCGGCATAGCCAATAACCCATAAATCATATGGAAActatcttaaacagctcccaCCAACATCATATGGAACCGTCTTAAACGGCAAGAGAGTAGGCACTCCCGCATTCAATTATGAGTTCCATATTTTTCAACACACCAACTATGACACCAAAAGATTTCGTACACAAAAAAACATGTTGCAGCTATACTCACGTGGATCCAGGTGCTGCATCCTatgcaattttacctttttataaTCTATTTTGATCCAAGTTGTTGACTTCTTTGAATGTTTCGATTCCCAAGTTTGGGTTTTTGCTGGTTTCTTGATGTTGAATTCAATTCTTTCCTGTAATTTTAACCGTCAAATGTATCTTTTTGAATAATTTGCTAGCACATAACCTCGGTACGTGCTTATCCTGTGTTACAGAGAATTGAAATCAATgtcttcattatatatatatatatgaaagatCATACTCTTGTACTTATATCCGAGCTGGACACGAGGAAAACAAGCATAGACATTTTGGTTCAAAATTTACAGCTTTGTAAGAAACTATACATTATTTTGATTCTCACATGAAGAGAATAGAGTGCTTAAACTTCCCGAGACTTTGCTTGGTAAAGAAgatagaaataaaacaaagtaaaattacTTTTGGTCCAATGGTTAAGTTCTGAAACTTCATATTTTATACAAAACCATCAGATTAAACGCTTTTCCAACCCTTTGTCTTCTCTATCCTCCCAAACAAACCAAGGGTTCCTCTTGTGTTGCCATATCCTGCACACAAGATTTTATGTTTTCAGTTGTTGCCTGGAAAGTAGTGATCAATCTTGTTTAAGTTTAAAACAATAAGAGACCCCTGATGCTTCTCTCATCCGAATCTGAGTATCATAGTTCTATGTGTTTTTACTTGAAAAATAAGAGGGAAAACAAAAGTTGTATCACCAAAAAACTTGTGGTTTCAATTGTTAAAAACAAGTCACAGATTTCAAATTCACATTGACAGACTCTAAATCACTGCAACAAACGAGTTTAACAACTTGATAACAAAAATTCCATAGGTCGAAATACCTGAAAGTTATCACTAATGGAAGGCAACGGGGAGGTTTGCAGGTTGGGAAGGAGAGCCGCCAGGAGAACTGCTCCGGGAATCTCCACGCCATGCGTCCTGAACTTGAGCAGCAAATTGCAAGTTCCACATCACATCCTCAACAGAAGGTCTCTCTGCAGGGTCCTTTAGCAGACATCGGACACAAATTTCCATCATTGTTTTTAATGACTGATCCGAGCAAGATGTCTGAACTGCTGGATCAGCTATGCTTCTTCTAGTTGCATCATCGGTTGCTACAACTGCTAGTAACTGCACAGGATTAAAGAATAATGAGCTAAGGATGCGTTCATCAGTCTGTACAGTCTGGGAAGATAACTCAGCATTCTTTCTAACTGATGCTAGGAAGAACCTATCACAATTATTTTCCGGCCGCTTTGTAGTTTTTGAATAGATCGTCTACTAAGCACGTGTTATTCATGATTTTGCATCAATCAATGTGAACTCTACTTCATctagaaaaaggaaaataatgcAGAGAAAGTTAGAAGCTATCATATCATGGTAGTATAAATTTCCATTGTAGCTTTCTGCGATAAAGCagagaaaaggaaataaaaggtttcttcttcctttttttgatCCCTTCCATGATTTACAAACCATTCGCTGAcctccttatatatatatatatattcacgaGTTTCGGAATTTTATGAGTGTCTATCACAAGTatactgtattttattttattgttgtgATGGTAAATGGAAGAATTAAGACTATGATTTACCTGATTTTTAAGGATTTCGACTTCACTCTTGGCTTTTGATGGCCTCCCTAGAATCATTTCTAGTAAAATCACTCCGAAATCATAGACATCAGCCTTATCTTCATAACTTGCCCTGTCAAGTAACAAAAACCAAAGGCAACAGTTTAACCAAACATCATACTTTAGATCCTCCCAACACGAACTTAAACTCGGTAGTTATGTTTTCCGAACTCAGGGGTAAGTGTTAGATATGGATATATGTCCGGCATGAGTATACTTGTCAATAGATTTTCTTCTCATACAATTTAGATATAGATTTTCTTGCCATGAATTTTACATTTAAACAAATCATATACAGATAAAGACGATTAGGATAGTTGTTTATGAGAATCTGACAGGTTGTTTATGTACTAAAACATTTCGACTTGGACTTGAATGTAGACTTGAGTATGGATTAGACAAGATATGCATATAGGGCCTTTGGAGGATCACATCCTCGGGAAGGCAGAGCAACATAAGCATCATAGTCATTTTAGTCAAACAATTTCTGTTGATAACTGCATAATTTCCGCATCATACAGGATGTCATTACCAACCTTGTTCTGCTACTCGAGTCTTTTGGTAGAGCAGAAGTCCTGTGATCTACCTGCGAGAACAAGTAGCGGCAAGTATTATCTCAAACCATTGATTTCAAGGAAGAAAAAAGCCTGTACAGTGTGAAAATATctgttttgaaaaaaaagttcCTTGTTCATACCTTTCCTGCACTCTCTGCTAATAAGGGCAGGTTGTAACTACTAATCTTAGCTACAAGACTCTGGTCCATCAAAACATTGGTTATTTTCAGATTATTTGAGTACACGCCGGGCATGATCCCCGTATGCAAAAATTGGATGCCCTTTGTGATCCCTATTGCAGCAGATATGCGTTGCGGCCATGTCAGTGATCGTCCGGCATGTCCTTCTGCCAACCAGAATGTCAGTTATGACAGTCCATCCAAAATAAAGAATGAAGTttataaagtaaatatttggGTCTTTCAAGATGGACATCAAGAAAACGAATTGTTGCATTTATGTCTCTATATGAAACGGATCGGATACTGTTGCCAATCACTCATTTCATAACCAAGCTAAACATTTTGTCCTTTCATAACATGCTTATAACAGTGTTGTTTCTGTGTTTGACATGGGTTACAGGGATATGACCTTCCAAATATATGAGAAAACTTAGAGAAAATTAAGTTGCATGAACGTATCTGACAGTGGCACGCACCCGAGTCTGAGTAGCATAGGCTATAAATGATCCACATAAACAATCAAAAGGTTAAACTGAATTTATCAGGCCAAAGaacaaacaaatataaattttCCCTATACAAGATGATTCATGTGTGTGGTCACCTTAAGATGCAGAGAACAATGTTCTCTCTGGAAAACTTTACAAAGAGTTTTGGAATTACCAGATATCCAGCTCCTTAGAGTGCCATTTGGCACGTATTCGAAGATGAGAAATATCCGGCTGACACTCGAGTCATCCAAGTAGCACACAAAGCAGTGACCAAGAGCACTGACTAAATGTCGATATCTTAATTTTGAAATCAGCTCTATATGGTGCATAAAGCTTTGAGTGCTATGGCTTTTCTTCATTTTCAGGCATCTAATGGCCACAAAGGTGCCATCTTTCAGACGACCCCTATACATCTGAATCCGTAAAAGCAATGAGTTAAAACATTTTAGAAAGGAGTTACcggagaaaatgaaaaaaatatatattttacaattattttggaTTTAGATAATAGGAAAAAATACAACCAGAAAATAGAACATCATGAAGCTCTTAGGTGGGAAAAATCATTGGAGTAAATCTACTGCTGCAAGACAAATGTTTCAGGTGAAAGTTAAGCATATGACGTACCTGCCCTTGAGAACCTTCACCCATGAAAGCAGTTGTGTCGAAGTTATTCGTAGCATCCTCGAGTTCTTCTAGTGCAAAGGTTCGATAAGGTGGAAGTCCGAGTGCTCCCAGCTTCATTGTTTGAGATATGTACCCTTCAAGTAGCCACAAATTATATTATTAGATTGGAATTGTTGTAGGTAACTAGAGAAAAAGAGACCGAGAGAAGTCTTACTTGCATCGGATAATAACTTGGATGTGTATGCAATTGATGCTTTCTCGGAAATCAATCTTGTAGTAGGTTTATTGATTGTCTTATATGCATTCAATCTCCTAACAAATATGAAAATGAGACCCAGAAGCACTATTCCACCAATGATTCCTCCAGTTATGCCGAATGCAAGAGCAAATTTTGAAGGTTTGGACTTCTTACTATGAGGTAAGATTCCCACAGCTAAGGCTTCATTTCGACAGAAGGGAAGTGGATGTTGGTTTTCTTTTCCGGTTGCGAGGCAATTCTGTGCATACAGGAAAACTCTGTCTTTAGAATCTGAAAGACAACTGGGCAAGAGTCCAGTCAAAAGGTTCGAGGACAAATCCGCAAACTTGAGTTCCACATTGCAACTAGTATTCTCAAATAGCATCCCGGTGAGTTTGTTGTCTGCAATATTCAAGTAGGTAATGGAAGGTAGGGATAACAATGACGAAGGAAATGGCCCAACAAATCGATTGAATGACAGGTCCAGCCATTGAAGTTGGTAAAATGAGTTCAGTTCAGTAGGAATGGCAGATCTGAACCTGTTCTTTCCCAGTACAAGGCGAATCAACTTGTTGCCAAGCCGAGGAAACTGAGGTCCAAAAGCATTATCTTCGAGATCAAGCTCTTGAAGATTTGTCAAACTGCTAAGATCAGGCAGTTCCCCTTGGAAGTGATTATGTGAAAGAGCAAGGACTCTGAGATTCTCCAAAATGCTAAAAGAATCAGGCAAAGAGCCATTGAATGAATTATTCCTCAAACTCAGAACAGCCAAAACCGGAAACGAACCTAGCCATTCAGGTAGCCAACCTGAGAACATGTTATCATCAAGTATGAGTGTCTGGAGCGTAGTTACATCGGAAAGCTCATGAGGGATGGTTCCATATAGTAAATTTGAAGTCATATTAAGTATTTCTAATGATGACAAACGCGCAATTTTACCAGGCAACGGCCCCCATAAACCTAGAGAGACCAATGTAAGGACTCTCAAATCAGGAAGCTTAACAAGTGTTGTGACAAAGGAATCCATGGAAAAGTTACTAGGTAACGAAGGAGTTCCATCGTTTCCAATTACATGCAACTGAGTTATGCTTTCTTCGTAGCATACAACGGTTACTTGGGAGGTAGGTTCGGCATTGCAGAAGTCGACCGAATTATTCCAGCTACTTAAAACATCAGGATAATTCAAAAGCAGCTGAAGTCTTAAAAGGGTATGAGTCTGGGAGGATTGTAGTTGCTCTGATTGATCGATTAAGAGCAAAATTATGCCGAGAACCACGAATGCCTGATACTTGAATCCTTTAGCCATGGGAAGTATATATAGAACCAACACTAAGGGAAAAGCACTGAGCATTCAAGGACACTAGAAAATCAGCATCAGTTGCAGAGATAACATCAATTCAAAATAGTTGTAGCTTGTAACCATCAGTCACTGAAGCTCACATGGAGGAAGCTCTGCAAACAGTATCACAATCGTAACATTGGGAAATGAAATgacctcaaaaaaaaaaactgggATTTGAAGTCTAGCAGAAAATTATCCTTCTAGTAGAGATATTCAGCAGTAAAACACTTCCAACATAATCTAGTCCATAAAAAACTGATTATTTCTGGAGGACTAACTTGTTCAAATTTATTTGTATAAACATGTTTAATGTAGTGGTATTTTAAGTACTATAACTTAGTTTCAGAGATTATAAAAGGAGTACCCCTTGAGAGAGAAGACTGAACAGAATCCTGCTCAACTGGTGGTGCCTTGCAAAAACAGCATCTCTTTCTTCTAAAACTCCTCAATAGGTAGGTGAAGATATATTTAGAGCAGAAATTGCCTGGTGGAGGAGAGCACTTGAGAGTTTTAAACTATTCACAAAGACCAATTTAAGAATTAATAATTATGACTTCAAAATGAAGAAAttccaagccaaaatccctaAAAGAATGCTCCCCAGAATATAACTTAACTTCTCAAAGTAAACTTAAATCAAATTCAGAATATGGACTTTCACTTGCATTTCACACTTCACCTGTTCAACCACACTCAACCCAACCAAAATCCCACTTCactttgcttattattttttaatatttcaaaactgtACACCCTCAAAACTCTTCCTTGACCACACAATAAAACAAAGGAAGAAAACCCCAAAAAAAACTTTAACAAATATCAGCCAAACAGTCACTCAGGGGCCTGTGGATCCTATTTGACACATTTTAGagaatttcttgttttccaaaacCTGTGTCAGTTTCAAGCAAAGACAAGAGAGTAACACGGGTTCAAAAGAAACTTCGCAAACAGCCAAAATTTTCACGCCAAGCCTAACCTGTAAATCCTAGGAACCgacatttcaaattttcttttttcaaggaaaaaaactaaaagacACCAACTTGGGAAATTTTCACAAACAAGCTTCATACTCTTTCAAAAGCCTTGTTTTTGTTCCTTCCCCTCAAAGGGTCTAAAGAGAAGCCATAGCTGGActcaaaacaaaaaaggaaaaaggaaaacaaaagtaaATCCTACAAAAAgatagagaaaaaaagaaaagaaaaacaaacccTTTATTCCCCACAACTCAGAATTGCCATGCAAACAAGTTTCGAGTTAATCAAAGTTGTTGGATAATTAATTAAAGGAATTATGTCTTAAACAAAAACACGTTAACCAGCAGATTAGCACTAACATGTAATGTAATGTAAGGTTTCGCTGTCAGGGTGGGGGGTGAAGTTTGGGTTTCAATGGTGTCCTATCATGTATTTTGAGCCATTGGTCCCACTTCTTTTCCATGTTTCAGCCTGTTAACTTTGGCgcctttcttttcattttttcatttttgtttttttctctctCAGCTGCTTCGTCACTGCAGCTTGGACTTTGTCGGTAGTATGGTGTATACCCATTTGCAATGGCTTATGTCGGATCGTattgtattttaaaatgttttaaatatcTTCTACTCatgtttattctttttattattatattcttttttctttctttttttaaatatagttgttgttgtaaaataattttcattttttcaatattaaaacTTCAACAGAAGCAGAAAAGTAAAAATGTCTAATTTTGTTTTCATAgagttattatatatttttttaataatattattataggtTTTAATTCTTAGAATTAAGGATACCCTTTTCAACCCATAAATATactcttttttatataatacttagAATTAAGTATAATCCCTCCTTACCTATAAATAAGTGAATAATGTACTTCCGTGCACTCGAATCCAATTACTCCTGCATTAGTCATAATGTGCATGTTAATATCCAACCCATAACTAGGAGGATAatgtatttcagcatattcaaACTCACTTCTTTCTGTATTGGCAACAATGCTCATGCTAATCGAGCTAAGATTCAATTGACataaaacttttatattttaatttggctaattttagttctttaatttttttttttaaattttgaaattttaaattctactattagtctcATAAAATGCACTAGTTGTGTACTTAATGTCTATTCCCCAATTTGATTCATTTCTTTTTGAAAGagaatttgatcatttttaatttttatatttttttttcaaatttgaagtTTCAATTTTGACTCAAACAATGATCgtcaaattcattaattaaaatgaCATAGTTTTTTTTCAAGTGATTTATGAAAGGTTTAAGCACATGTACTCTTTAtagatttagaatttagtccctctagtTTTAGTTCAAggtatttagtttatttattttccatatttcaaaatttaagtttaattgtgaACACTGCTaaatttcttttgttaaattcaatattattacaactgtaattttttttattacatgactatcaagcaaattttttttttaaatttcaaaatattgcaCCAATaagtttaacaaaataatttgaagggtaaattacaccaacaatcaCCAAACTTTGGGGTAAATGACAAAACAAtcacctaggtttcatttcagtcacttaaCTTTCAAAAAGTAACAAAACGGTCACTAACgttataaaaaagtgacaaaacagtTACTAACTAACAGTTACCGTTAGGGTATTAACGGGATTGTTGATGTGGCAAGTTAACCgctgatgtggcaagttaacttgccacgttggcGACGGCTGATGGGTTTGGGACGGGTTTAGGGaaaaaaattgaagggttaatgggttaatgttTTAGGGTTAGAAACAGATTAGCTCTAGGGGGATTTTGGGGGGGAACGAAAATCTATTTGGGAAATTTTGATCGGGATTTGGG carries:
- the LOC107893142 gene encoding probable inactive leucine-rich repeat receptor-like protein kinase At3g03770, whose amino-acid sequence is MLSAFPLVLVLYILPMAKGFKYQAFVVLGIILLLIDQSEQLQSSQTHTLLRLQLLLNYPDVLSSWNNSVDFCNAEPTSQVTVVCYEESITQLHVIGNDGTPSLPSNFSMDSFVTTLVKLPDLRVLTLVSLGLWGPLPGKIARLSSLEILNMTSNLLYGTIPHELSDVTTLQTLILDDNMFSGWLPEWLGSFPVLAVLSLRNNSFNGSLPDSFSILENLRVLALSHNHFQGELPDLSSLTNLQELDLEDNAFGPQFPRLGNKLIRLVLGKNRFRSAIPTELNSFYQLQWLDLSFNRFVGPFPSSLLSLPSITYLNIADNKLTGMLFENTSCNVELKFADLSSNLLTGLLPSCLSDSKDRVFLYAQNCLATGKENQHPLPFCRNEALAVGILPHSKKSKPSKFALAFGITGGIIGGIVLLGLIFIFVRRLNAYKTINKPTTRLISEKASIAYTSKLLSDARYISQTMKLGALGLPPYRTFALEELEDATNNFDTTAFMGEGSQGQMYRGRLKDGTFVAIRCLKMKKSHSTQSFMHHIELISKLRYRHLVSALGHCFVCYLDDSSVSRIFLIFEYVPNGTLRSWISEGHAGRSLTWPQRISAAIGITKGIQFLHTGIMPGVYSNNLKITNVLMDQSLVAKISSYNLPLLAESAGKVDHRTSALPKDSSSRTRASYEDKADVYDFGVILLEMILGRPSKAKSEVEILKNQLLAVVATDDATRRSIADPAVQTSCSDQSLKTMMEICVRCLLKDPAERPSVEDVMWNLQFAAQVQDAWRGDSRSSSPGGSPSQPANLPVAFH